Proteins from one Mucilaginibacter jinjuensis genomic window:
- a CDS encoding PhoH family protein: MNELKLSLENINPAVLWGPNNDHFEIIKKQYPKLKIVARGSEVKILGDDHELTVFGEKFQHLLNHVEKFDNLNITDIERILGSKVQQPVTDPAANDKSTTGEVIVFGPNGIMVKARTANQRRMVDSINTSDILFAIGPAGTGKTYTAVALAVRALKNKEIKRIILTRPAVEAGENLGFLPGDLKEKIDPYLRPLYDALDDMIPAEKLKTYLENRTIEIAPLAFMRGRTLDNCFVILDEAQNATDMQLKMFLTRMGPTAKFIVTGDVTQIDLPKKQQSGLHTALRILTDIKGIDIIYLTGEDVVRHKLVRKILEAYGDIQ; encoded by the coding sequence TTGAACGAACTTAAATTATCTTTAGAGAATATAAACCCAGCCGTATTGTGGGGTCCTAATAATGATCATTTTGAAATTATTAAGAAGCAATACCCTAAACTTAAGATTGTTGCGCGTGGCAGCGAAGTTAAAATTTTAGGCGATGATCACGAACTAACCGTGTTCGGAGAAAAATTTCAACATCTGCTAAATCACGTCGAAAAATTCGACAATCTCAATATTACCGACATCGAACGCATTCTTGGATCGAAGGTACAGCAACCTGTGACCGATCCTGCTGCGAACGATAAATCGACCACGGGCGAGGTCATCGTATTTGGCCCTAACGGTATTATGGTTAAGGCCCGCACGGCCAACCAGCGCCGCATGGTTGATAGCATCAACACCAGCGATATTTTGTTTGCCATTGGCCCTGCAGGTACGGGTAAAACTTATACCGCTGTTGCACTGGCAGTAAGGGCGTTGAAAAACAAGGAAATTAAACGGATCATCTTAACCCGCCCGGCTGTAGAAGCGGGGGAGAACCTTGGGTTTTTACCGGGTGATTTAAAAGAAAAGATCGATCCATATCTGCGTCCGTTATATGATGCGTTGGACGATATGATCCCGGCTGAGAAGTTGAAAACCTATCTGGAAAACCGTACTATTGAAATTGCTCCATTGGCATTTATGCGTGGCCGTACATTGGACAACTGTTTTGTAATATTGGATGAGGCGCAAAACGCCACCGATATGCAATTGAAAATGTTTTTAACCCGTATGGGCCCAACCGCAAAGTTCATTGTAACCGGCGACGTAACCCAGATAGATTTACCTAAAAAACAGCAATCTGGTTTACACACCGCCTTACGCATCCTTACCGACATTAAAGGCATCGACATTATTTACCTTACCGGCGAAGACGTGGTACGCCATAAACTGGTTCGGAAGATTCTGGAAGCCTACGGCGACATTCAATAA
- a CDS encoding phosphoribosylaminoimidazolesuccinocarboxamide synthase, translating to MYAIKETQFNFPNQTSFYKGKVRDVYTINNEYLVMVVSDRISAFDVVLPEPIPYKGQVLNQIAAKFLKSTEDIVPNWVVSVPDPSVTIGRICEPFKVEMVIRGYLAGHAWREYSAGKRQVCGVSLPEGLKENDKLPEPIITPTTKASVGHDEDISREDILAKGIVSSEDYEQLEKYTRAVYQRGTEIAAAQDLILVDTKYEFGKHDGTIYLIDEIHTPDSSRYFYSEGYEERQQKGEAQKQLSKEFVRKWLIENGFQGKDGQTVPEMTPKIIESISERYIELYNKITGETFVKPEAGEILTRVEKNVTAALAAL from the coding sequence ATGTACGCTATAAAAGAAACACAGTTTAACTTTCCTAATCAAACATCATTTTACAAAGGGAAGGTACGCGATGTGTATACTATCAATAACGAATACCTGGTAATGGTGGTGAGCGACCGCATATCTGCTTTTGATGTGGTATTACCAGAGCCAATCCCTTACAAAGGCCAGGTGCTTAACCAAATTGCTGCCAAATTCTTAAAATCGACAGAAGATATTGTACCTAACTGGGTAGTATCTGTACCAGATCCAAGCGTTACTATTGGCCGTATTTGTGAGCCGTTTAAGGTAGAGATGGTGATCCGCGGTTATTTGGCCGGCCATGCATGGCGTGAGTATAGCGCAGGTAAACGCCAGGTTTGCGGCGTAAGCTTACCTGAAGGTTTAAAGGAAAACGATAAACTTCCTGAACCGATTATTACGCCGACTACTAAAGCATCGGTAGGGCACGATGAGGATATTTCGAGAGAAGACATCCTGGCTAAAGGTATTGTAAGCAGCGAAGACTACGAGCAGTTAGAAAAATATACACGTGCTGTATACCAACGCGGTACCGAAATTGCAGCTGCGCAAGATTTAATACTGGTTGATACCAAGTATGAGTTCGGCAAACATGATGGTACAATTTACCTGATTGATGAGATCCATACACCAGACTCTTCACGTTATTTCTACAGCGAAGGTTATGAAGAGCGCCAGCAAAAAGGCGAGGCTCAAAAACAGCTTTCGAAAGAATTTGTTAGAAAATGGTTAATTGAAAATGGTTTCCAGGGTAAAGATGGACAAACAGTGCCTGAAATGACACCTAAAATTATTGAATCAATCTCTGAAAGATATATCGAACTTTATAACAAAATAACCGGCGAAACCTTTGTTAAGCCAGAAGCAGGGGAGATATTGACAAGAGTTGAGAAAAATGTTACGGCTGCACTTGCTGCTTTGTAA
- a CDS encoding STAS domain-containing protein, with product MKFAIDKHEKYVVLKLNESKLNSLFTPQLKSELILVNAEGQRNIILDLCQVKFADSSGLSSLLVGHRLCKNAEGVFILSGLSEAVARLITISQLDSVLTIVPSVEEAVDLVFMEEIEKELKKEAK from the coding sequence ATGAAGTTTGCAATTGATAAACACGAGAAATACGTTGTGCTAAAGCTGAATGAATCGAAACTGAATTCATTGTTTACCCCGCAGCTTAAGTCAGAACTTATTCTTGTAAACGCCGAAGGGCAAAGGAATATTATCCTTGACCTGTGCCAGGTAAAGTTTGCCGATTCATCTGGTTTAAGCAGTTTATTGGTTGGCCACCGTTTATGTAAAAATGCCGAAGGTGTTTTTATCCTGTCTGGTTTAAGCGAAGCGGTTGCCCGTCTGATTACCATCTCTCAATTGGATAGCGTTTTAACCATTGTTCCTTCTGTTGAAGAAGCTGTTGACCTCGTTTTTATGGAGGAAATAGAAAAAGAACTAAAAAAAGAAGCAAAATAA
- a CDS encoding ribonuclease Z, translating to MKFEVTILGSSSATPIYNRNPTAQALNINERLYLIDCGEGTQQQMLKFDVKASRIDHIFISHLHGDHYLGLVGLLSSLHLNGRVKPLKLFGPPALKEIIDIQFKYSETTLHYELEFYPTDPSGPQIILENHDIIVETIPLDHRIACTGFIFKQKKTLRKLIKEKIEALEIPVSFYSQLKRGLNYVAPDGTVYHNDELTIDSVAPKMYAYCSDTLYNQQYFEQIANANLLYHEATFLHNMLDRALQTHHTTAWQAADVALQTNAQQLLIGHFSARYKTLNELLDEARSVFPNTELAIEGKTFTIGA from the coding sequence ATGAAGTTTGAAGTAACTATACTTGGCAGCAGCTCGGCAACTCCCATATATAACAGAAATCCTACTGCGCAGGCGCTTAATATTAATGAGCGTTTGTACCTTATTGATTGCGGCGAAGGCACTCAACAGCAAATGCTAAAGTTTGATGTAAAGGCTAGCCGTATTGATCATATCTTTATCAGCCATTTGCATGGCGATCATTATCTAGGCCTGGTAGGTTTATTATCTTCATTACATCTTAACGGTCGTGTAAAGCCGCTGAAACTGTTTGGTCCGCCTGCTTTGAAGGAGATCATAGATATTCAGTTTAAGTATTCAGAAACCACCCTGCATTACGAGCTCGAATTTTATCCCACTGATCCCAGCGGCCCGCAGATAATTCTGGAGAATCACGATATTATTGTAGAAACTATCCCGCTCGATCACCGCATTGCCTGTACTGGCTTTATTTTCAAACAAAAGAAAACACTGCGTAAACTGATTAAAGAGAAGATAGAAGCGCTTGAAATCCCGGTTAGTTTTTACTCACAACTAAAACGTGGATTAAATTATGTAGCTCCAGATGGTACAGTTTATCACAACGATGAACTCACCATTGATTCTGTTGCACCCAAAATGTACGCCTATTGCTCGGATACATTGTACAATCAACAATACTTTGAGCAGATAGCGAATGCCAATTTGCTATACCACGAAGCTACGTTTCTGCACAATATGCTAGACCGTGCCTTGCAAACACACCATACAACCGCATGGCAGGCTGCTGACGTAGCTTTACAGACTAATGCACAGCAATTACTCATCGGCCACTTTTCTGCGCGTTACAAGACTTTAAATGAGCTTTTGGATGAAGCCAGGAGCGTGTTCCCTAATACGGAACTTGCTATAGAAGGAAAAACGTTTACAATAGGAGCGTAG
- a CDS encoding MlaD family protein, giving the protein MKINNETKVGVLTVVAITILLLGYSYLKGSDVFSSDNRFYAVYRSVEGLTVSKPVLVNGFPIGKVSKMELQPDGRTIVEFKVSHKYNVPVNTLAKLESTDLLGGKAIIFELGTSKEYADDKDTLRADVQGSLAESLQPIQRKAELLIAKLDSTLGSVNKILNPDFQKNVDRSFLSIANSLQTLEGTTKKIDNLVGAQSGHINNIMSNAEVVSSNLKVTTGHLQTVSTNFETFSTDLANGNVKQTLDNANKAVADLQATIAKINNGTGSISLLLNDDKMYKNLNAASGNLNNLFIDIKAHPSRYVSFSVFGKKDK; this is encoded by the coding sequence TTGAAAATAAATAACGAAACCAAGGTAGGCGTACTGACTGTAGTAGCCATTACTATATTATTATTAGGGTACAGTTACTTAAAAGGTTCTGACGTATTTTCGAGCGATAACCGCTTTTATGCCGTTTACAGAAGCGTTGAAGGCTTAACTGTTTCTAAACCTGTGTTGGTTAATGGCTTCCCTATCGGTAAGGTTTCTAAAATGGAACTGCAGCCCGACGGGCGTACTATTGTTGAATTTAAAGTTTCGCATAAGTACAATGTGCCGGTTAATACTTTGGCCAAACTGGAAAGTACAGACCTTTTAGGCGGCAAAGCCATTATATTTGAACTGGGCACCAGTAAAGAGTATGCGGATGATAAAGACACCCTCCGTGCCGACGTACAAGGTAGCCTGGCCGAAAGCCTGCAGCCAATACAAAGAAAAGCCGAGTTGCTGATCGCTAAATTAGATTCGACTTTGGGTTCGGTAAACAAGATCCTGAACCCTGATTTTCAGAAAAATGTTGACCGCAGTTTCCTGAGCATTGCAAACTCGTTACAAACGCTCGAAGGGACTACTAAGAAAATTGACAACCTGGTTGGCGCACAAAGCGGGCATATCAATAACATCATGTCTAATGCCGAGGTTGTATCATCAAACCTAAAGGTTACAACGGGGCACCTGCAAACGGTATCTACCAACTTCGAAACCTTTAGTACAGATTTGGCTAACGGTAACGTTAAACAAACACTGGATAATGCCAACAAAGCCGTTGCTGATCTACAGGCTACTATTGCCAAAATTAACAATGGCACCGGCTCTATCTCACTTTTGCTTAACGACGATAAGATGTACAAAAATCTTAACGCCGCTTCTGGTAACTTAAACAATCTGTTTATTGATATCAAAGCACATCCAAGCCGTTATGTAAGCTTCTCGGTGTTTGGTAAAAAAGATAAGTAA
- a CDS encoding N-acetylmuramoyl-L-alanine amidase family protein — translation MKNKAFKRFIYRTCIFLFSIPLFSFKILPDTAKKDSTVYNGYKVKTIVVDAGHGGKRAGASGDYSVEKNVTLALAFKLQKALEKDVPDVKVVMTRTTDDDILWQKRSDIANEAKGDLFISLHCNSLSDRVVTVNGRKKRVPDQSGRGVLLLVYGFHRGGNEKGGDNEEAAAIRENLIEEKDVNGGSTVDFNDPTQMILLNAFKNKYRKNSIRLANILNDEFKETDGRPSEGVREQSILILCHSAMPAVLVETGYINNPKDEAYLNSEDGQNEIISTIIRSIKTYKAELEQSN, via the coding sequence ATGAAAAATAAAGCATTCAAAAGATTCATTTACCGTACTTGTATATTCCTGTTTTCAATTCCATTGTTTTCATTTAAAATTTTACCAGATACAGCTAAAAAAGACAGCACCGTTTACAACGGCTATAAAGTTAAAACTATTGTTGTTGATGCTGGCCATGGTGGAAAAAGAGCCGGGGCGTCCGGCGATTATTCCGTTGAAAAGAATGTAACGCTGGCATTGGCTTTTAAATTGCAGAAGGCGTTAGAAAAAGATGTGCCCGATGTTAAAGTAGTGATGACCCGCACCACAGATGATGACATATTATGGCAAAAACGTTCTGATATTGCGAACGAAGCTAAAGGCGATCTTTTTATCTCATTGCATTGTAATTCATTATCTGACCGGGTTGTTACGGTAAACGGCCGCAAAAAACGGGTACCCGATCAATCAGGCCGGGGCGTTTTACTTTTGGTATACGGTTTTCACCGTGGCGGAAACGAAAAAGGCGGCGATAATGAAGAGGCTGCTGCAATAAGGGAAAACTTAATTGAGGAAAAAGATGTTAATGGGGGAAGTACGGTAGATTTTAACGACCCTACCCAAATGATTTTACTTAATGCGTTTAAAAATAAGTACAGAAAAAACAGCATCCGCCTGGCCAACATTTTAAACGACGAATTTAAAGAGACAGACGGGCGGCCAAGCGAAGGTGTGAGAGAGCAAAGCATTTTAATATTATGCCACAGTGCAATGCCGGCCGTGCTGGTAGAAACAGGATATATTAATAACCCTAAAGACGAAGCTTACTTAAATTCTGAGGATGGGCAAAACGAGATCATCAGCACTATTATAAGATCAATAAAAACGTATAAGGCAGAACTTGAACAATCAAACTAA